In Leptospira selangorensis, the following are encoded in one genomic region:
- the gmd gene encoding GDP-mannose 4,6-dehydratase encodes MKKALITGITGQDGSYLTELLLEKKYEVHGIVRRTSSLNRDRIEHLRGNPHLFLHYGDLTDSSNLNRVLEKVQPDEIYNLAAQSHVGVSFEVPEYTAEVDAVGTLRILDAIKQTGVKSRFYQASTSELYGKVQAVPQDEKTPFYPRSPYAVAKLYAYWAVVNYREAFGLHASNGILFNHESPRRGESFVTRKITLGVAGLISGKGGPIHLGNIDAKRDWGYAPDYVNMMWMMLQQSEPDDYVVATNETHTVREFIEESFRHLDIQVEWKGKGDQEKGYNKKDGKLLIVVDPSFYRPTEVDLLIGDPAKAKAKLGWEPKVKFKELVEIMIKADCKAAGINI; translated from the coding sequence ATGAAAAAGGCGCTAATTACAGGGATCACTGGACAGGATGGATCCTATCTTACCGAACTTCTTTTGGAAAAAAAATACGAAGTACACGGGATCGTCCGTAGAACCAGCTCTTTAAACCGAGATCGGATCGAACATCTAAGAGGAAACCCTCACCTTTTTCTGCATTATGGAGACTTAACCGATTCCAGTAACCTAAACAGGGTTTTGGAAAAAGTCCAACCTGATGAAATTTATAATCTTGCAGCTCAATCTCACGTAGGAGTTTCTTTCGAAGTTCCTGAATACACTGCAGAAGTTGACGCAGTCGGAACTTTAAGAATTTTAGATGCGATCAAACAAACCGGAGTAAAATCCAGATTTTACCAAGCTTCTACTTCCGAATTGTATGGAAAAGTTCAGGCAGTTCCTCAAGACGAAAAAACTCCATTCTATCCAAGATCACCTTACGCAGTCGCAAAATTATATGCATACTGGGCAGTAGTAAATTATAGAGAAGCATTCGGATTACATGCTTCTAACGGAATTTTATTCAATCACGAATCTCCAAGAAGGGGAGAAAGTTTCGTAACCAGAAAAATCACTCTGGGAGTCGCTGGACTTATTTCAGGAAAAGGTGGCCCGATCCATTTAGGAAATATAGACGCAAAAAGAGACTGGGGATATGCTCCGGATTACGTAAACATGATGTGGATGATGTTACAACAATCGGAACCGGATGATTACGTAGTTGCAACCAACGAAACGCATACAGTCAGAGAATTTATAGAAGAATCCTTTAGACATCTGGACATCCAAGTGGAATGGAAAGGAAAAGGAGACCAAGAGAAAGGTTATAATAAGAAGGACGGAAAACTTTTAATCGTAGTAGACCCTTCTTTCTATAGACCAACCGAAGTGGATCTTCTGATCGGAGATCCTGCAAAAGCAAAAGCAAAACTTGGTTGGGAACCTAAGGTCAAGTTTAAAGAACTAGTAGAGATCATGATCAAAGCGGATTGTAAAGCTGCCGGGATCAATATCTGA
- a CDS encoding DNA-3-methyladenine glycosylase family protein, with the protein MPNSDREARLRKAVLWLKKKDPTTQKIIQTVGPCTHKMMGNPYYVLIRSVISQQLSVKAARTMENRVKEYYGNGKQFPKPDILVKLSEPQLRKAGLSFAKIDTVKLISKAYLDGSISDRKLSKLDDQEVLDLLCSIKGIGPWTAEMVLMFSLDRWDHFSYNDLILRKSIENNYGIPMNSKKEILEFTSGYSPYRTIFSWYLWRASVGVENL; encoded by the coding sequence GTGCCTAATTCAGACCGAGAGGCTCGCTTACGTAAAGCGGTCCTTTGGCTCAAGAAAAAAGACCCGACCACCCAAAAGATCATACAAACCGTAGGACCTTGTACCCATAAGATGATGGGAAACCCTTATTATGTTTTGATCCGTTCGGTAATAAGCCAACAGCTTTCCGTGAAGGCTGCAAGGACAATGGAAAATAGGGTTAAAGAATATTACGGAAACGGAAAACAATTCCCTAAGCCGGATATTCTTGTCAAACTTTCCGAACCGCAGTTGAGAAAGGCAGGTCTTTCTTTCGCAAAGATAGACACCGTTAAATTGATCTCTAAAGCTTATTTAGATGGAAGTATTTCCGATAGAAAACTTTCTAAATTAGATGACCAAGAAGTTTTGGATCTTCTTTGCAGCATTAAAGGTATCGGACCATGGACTGCGGAAATGGTTTTGATGTTTTCTTTGGATCGTTGGGATCATTTTTCTTATAACGATTTGATCTTAAGAAAATCGATTGAGAATAATTATGGGATCCCAATGAATTCTAAAAAAGAAATTTTAGAATTCACCTCGGGATATTCTCCTTATCGTACTATTTTTTCTTGGTACTTATGGAGAGCTTCCGTTGGGGTTGAAAATTTATAG
- a CDS encoding Crp/Fnr family transcriptional regulator produces the protein MSNGFFQIVNYPKGSYVIVEGKKEAHNFFIIRQGKVRVTRENQVVGEDPNQLLGPGDFFGVVAAMSQHAQIESAIALTDVSLIQVSYDQFGTLIQKNTPVAMKIIRYFSMKLRQFDSTITRLSFRTAVEEDPNQLFAIGEYYFNQKNTLHAAYAFQKYLQYLPNGQFATQAKLKLQTVNQPVAPPPIDYTKFNRSYGDNEMIFCEHEPGRELYIIQHGRVKITKIVDSNEVLLAVLQSGDIFGEMALLDNKPRSASAIAWGEVQLLAINKANFEGMVKAQPQLATRLITLLSERIWTAYKQLANLLISDPQGRVADTLLTLVEKNRVKVIPKSTYNFEIGTKDLIKMVGLTYPKDENLVLDLISKNKFIKLDQGKISCTDLVELEKLVQAFRKKSQIDAKIKKRA, from the coding sequence ATGTCCAACGGCTTCTTTCAAATCGTGAATTACCCGAAAGGGTCCTATGTCATCGTCGAAGGCAAGAAAGAAGCCCATAATTTCTTTATCATCCGACAAGGCAAGGTCAGGGTCACCCGCGAAAACCAAGTAGTAGGTGAGGACCCGAATCAACTTTTGGGACCTGGGGATTTTTTCGGAGTGGTTGCTGCGATGAGTCAGCACGCTCAGATCGAATCCGCTATAGCTCTTACTGATGTTTCCTTAATTCAGGTTAGCTACGATCAGTTCGGAACTCTGATCCAAAAAAATACTCCGGTAGCGATGAAGATCATTCGCTATTTCTCCATGAAACTCAGACAGTTCGACTCTACGATCACTCGTCTGTCTTTCCGTACTGCTGTAGAAGAAGATCCGAATCAATTGTTCGCGATCGGTGAGTATTACTTTAACCAAAAGAATACTCTTCACGCTGCGTATGCTTTCCAAAAATATCTGCAATATCTTCCGAATGGTCAATTTGCCACTCAGGCAAAACTGAAATTACAAACCGTTAATCAACCGGTTGCTCCTCCTCCGATCGATTATACAAAGTTTAACCGATCTTACGGAGATAACGAGATGATCTTCTGCGAGCACGAGCCTGGAAGAGAGTTATATATCATCCAACATGGAAGAGTGAAGATTACCAAGATCGTGGACTCTAACGAAGTGCTCCTCGCAGTTTTACAAAGCGGGGATATTTTCGGAGAGATGGCGCTCTTAGATAATAAACCTAGATCCGCTTCCGCAATTGCTTGGGGCGAAGTGCAGTTGCTTGCGATCAATAAAGCCAACTTCGAGGGAATGGTTAAGGCTCAACCTCAATTGGCAACAAGGCTGATCACTCTTCTTTCCGAAAGGATTTGGACCGCTTATAAACAGCTTGCTAACTTGCTTATTTCAGATCCTCAAGGAAGGGTCGCTGATACATTGCTCACTCTTGTGGAGAAAAATAGAGTTAAAGTCATTCCTAAATCCACCTACAACTTCGAGATCGGTACTAAAGACTTGATCAAGATGGTTGGATTAACTTATCCTAAGGATGAGAACCTGGTTCTGGATCTGATCTCCAAAAACAAATTTATCAAATTGGATCAGGGAAAAATTTCCTGCACGGATCTTGTAGAGTTGGAAAAATTAGTACAAGCATTCCGCAAAAAATCGCAGATAGACGCTAAGATCAAAAAACGTGCCTAA
- a CDS encoding tetratricopeptide repeat protein has translation MFGFSRILVLFLLLFSFSFSAFGQGENHSKQGPSDPDILFRIAEEAYKDRRFYKAAESLRNFLVLYPGNPKKNRVLGLLRDCFLKLDRPEKALEVSLDLYKMEPTGEFGLESYLEAGRLLAKMGEIDQAKQIFSSICRQSYSRAMAEKAALEFSGIDLLSDGEESSPEGESCREK, from the coding sequence GTGTTTGGTTTCTCCCGAATCCTAGTCTTATTCCTTCTACTTTTTTCATTCTCCTTCTCCGCATTCGGCCAAGGGGAAAATCATTCCAAACAAGGACCTTCTGATCCTGATATTTTGTTTAGGATCGCCGAAGAAGCATATAAGGACCGTCGCTTTTACAAAGCAGCGGAAAGTCTTCGCAACTTCCTGGTTCTCTATCCCGGGAATCCTAAAAAAAACAGGGTACTTGGCCTTCTCAGAGATTGTTTTCTAAAGTTGGATCGTCCTGAGAAAGCCTTAGAAGTGAGTCTGGACCTTTATAAAATGGAACCGACTGGAGAATTTGGACTAGAATCCTACTTGGAAGCCGGGCGCCTACTGGCTAAGATGGGAGAAATCGACCAGGCGAAGCAGATTTTCTCCTCAATTTGTAGACAATCTTACTCCAGAGCTATGGCAGAAAAAGCCGCCCTGGAATTTTCCGGTATCGATCTACTTTCGGATGGGGAAGAATCTTCTCCGGAAGGGGAATCTTGTCGCGAAAAATAA
- a CDS encoding LIC10235 family protein: MKPKKVTNDDLEKIIAGVKTQAVEAIGNYLYKGFRIQVSKYNLSGAERVQLLYQRRRKEGLCIVCGTKVGKKNPSTGRLYRLCEFHRKKIDKKK, from the coding sequence ATGAAACCAAAGAAAGTCACTAACGATGATTTGGAAAAGATCATCGCCGGGGTAAAAACTCAAGCTGTTGAAGCGATCGGTAATTACCTCTATAAAGGATTTCGCATTCAGGTTAGTAAATACAACCTGTCTGGGGCGGAGAGGGTTCAGCTCCTTTACCAGAGGAGAAGGAAAGAAGGTCTTTGTATCGTCTGCGGCACTAAAGTAGGTAAAAAAAATCCGTCTACTGGCAGGTTGTATCGCCTCTGCGAATTCCACCGGAAGAAAATAGATAAAAAAAAGTAA
- a CDS encoding glycerophosphodiester phosphodiesterase, which translates to MNSDPFLLPKPWVIAHRGDSGEYPENTMSSFRNAWELKADWIELDIIHSADGKIVVIHDDTLDRTTDHKGEVKLLPFNMIRKADAGSWKDPRFKGEKIPDLWEVWDYLKSKNIGLNVEIKSGAYEEIPIETPIEQELIDYTKRNSLFYKTLFSSFCWDSLVRLRELSIEAKLGILIGEETSSWMEALDLGFRLNAFSLNLSAKGLDKETVSKIQKEGFKVLVYTLNTEEELKFGIDLGVDGIFTNYPKRMRSLLT; encoded by the coding sequence ATGAATTCGGATCCTTTCCTTCTTCCTAAACCTTGGGTAATTGCTCATAGAGGAGATAGTGGAGAATATCCTGAAAATACGATGAGTTCTTTCCGAAATGCCTGGGAGCTTAAGGCGGATTGGATAGAGCTGGACATCATTCATTCTGCTGACGGAAAAATAGTAGTCATTCATGACGATACATTAGATAGAACCACAGATCATAAGGGAGAAGTGAAACTACTTCCATTCAATATGATCCGCAAGGCGGATGCGGGCTCTTGGAAAGATCCAAGGTTTAAAGGGGAGAAGATCCCGGATCTTTGGGAAGTCTGGGATTATTTAAAGTCCAAAAATATCGGCTTAAATGTGGAGATCAAATCCGGCGCTTATGAAGAGATCCCGATCGAAACTCCTATCGAACAAGAATTGATCGACTATACAAAACGAAATTCTCTCTTTTATAAAACATTATTCTCTTCTTTCTGTTGGGATTCTTTAGTGAGGCTTAGAGAATTATCGATAGAGGCAAAACTCGGCATCTTGATCGGAGAAGAAACTTCCTCTTGGATGGAAGCATTGGATCTAGGTTTTAGATTAAATGCATTCAGTTTGAATCTTTCTGCAAAGGGTTTGGATAAGGAAACAGTTTCCAAGATCCAGAAAGAAGGATTTAAGGTTTTAGTTTATACTTTGAATACGGAAGAAGAATTAAAGTTCGGAATCGATTTGGGAGTGGATGGGATCTTTACGAATTATCCTAAAAGAATGAGATCCTTGCTTACTTGA
- a CDS encoding phasin-related domain-containing protein, with the protein MEKQLLDILNAGIGLLKSGQEGLDKAKVDLEKTYGELVAKGAADNSEGSVKIRESVDKLLNEIKEVSTVAGKNYEETRGKIVEKYNQISEEIKKRVPEGQLEAVKAKLTEVAETIKATAKGKV; encoded by the coding sequence ATGGAAAAACAACTGTTGGACATTCTTAATGCTGGAATCGGACTTTTGAAATCTGGACAAGAAGGATTAGACAAAGCGAAAGTGGATTTAGAAAAAACCTATGGAGAACTAGTAGCTAAAGGTGCTGCAGACAATTCTGAAGGTTCTGTAAAAATTCGCGAGTCTGTGGATAAACTTTTGAATGAAATCAAAGAAGTTTCCACTGTTGCTGGCAAAAACTACGAAGAAACTCGTGGTAAGATCGTTGAGAAGTACAACCAAATCTCCGAAGAGATCAAAAAACGCGTTCCAGAAGGACAATTAGAAGCTGTAAAAGCAAAATTGACTGAAGTAGCTGAAACAATCAAAGCTACTGCTAAAGGAAAAGTTTAA
- a CDS encoding PPK2 family polyphosphate kinase: MIKLSEYSTEPDEDISKEKAEELRLKELEKIEELQIRLFAGKKKSLLIILQGVDASGKDGTVKKLFSALNPLGCTCKAWKAPTQEELSRDFLWRIHKELPGKGWIQIFNRSHYEDILVPFVYESLSKDRLKERLEFIDSFEEFVSKENHTHILKFFLHISEEEQIKRIEERLSNPEKNWKFDPSDLEAHKNFKKYLNAYEWIFSHSKDRFPWVIVPSDKKWYRDYLIAKSVCKELEDMDLKYPKLEVQPGEI, from the coding sequence ATGATCAAACTTTCCGAATATTCCACAGAACCTGACGAGGATATTTCCAAAGAGAAAGCGGAAGAACTTCGTCTCAAGGAATTGGAAAAGATAGAAGAACTGCAGATCCGTTTATTTGCAGGCAAAAAGAAATCACTTCTGATTATTCTGCAGGGTGTGGACGCGTCCGGAAAAGATGGGACCGTCAAAAAACTTTTCTCCGCTTTAAATCCTTTGGGTTGTACATGCAAGGCTTGGAAGGCCCCTACACAAGAAGAGTTGAGCCGTGACTTCTTATGGAGAATTCATAAAGAACTTCCCGGGAAGGGTTGGATCCAGATTTTCAATCGTTCTCATTACGAGGATATTCTGGTTCCTTTCGTTTACGAAAGTTTATCTAAGGATAGGCTGAAGGAAAGATTAGAGTTTATTGATTCTTTCGAGGAATTCGTATCCAAAGAAAACCATACTCATATCCTAAAATTTTTCTTACATATCTCCGAAGAAGAGCAGATTAAAAGGATAGAAGAGAGATTATCTAATCCTGAAAAGAATTGGAAGTTCGATCCAAGCGATCTAGAAGCTCATAAAAATTTTAAAAAGTATCTGAATGCCTATGAATGGATATTTTCCCATTCAAAGGATCGTTTTCCTTGGGTGATCGTTCCTTCCGACAAAAAATGGTATAGGGATTATCTGATTGCAAAGTCAGTTTGCAAGGAATTGGAAGATATGGATCTCAAATATCCGAAGCTGGAAGTCCAACCGGGCGAAATTTGA
- a CDS encoding DUF2804 domain-containing protein — MNLETEIQQPTILCDPSGKVNRNAIGWSKTPLHRCNVKGHWFRKKKWNYWCFYDQNFLASFTVSDIDYAGVIFCYWLDRRTGEFQEATVITPFGKGTLLGQTVSSNARYEGKEGFLDFQIDEDGNYKIKVDFLKGTNKSIQADLILEVPNQWESLNVVVPWDRNRFQFTHKLFGLGAKGKVTTASKSYEFQPKTSFGVLDYGRGVWPYFSKWNWASMSYRPGGNEVYGMNLGGGWTDGTGTTENALLINGRIYKIPSVIAFEFDKKDPKKPWMIYSKESKAVELVFTPDFHRKAYSNMGLIASKVNQMIGSFDGVFRIGKSEFRIESGQGWAEDHIARW, encoded by the coding sequence ATGAACTTAGAAACAGAAATCCAACAACCTACCATTTTATGTGATCCTTCCGGTAAAGTGAATCGGAATGCGATCGGCTGGTCCAAAACTCCCTTACATAGATGTAATGTAAAAGGCCACTGGTTTCGTAAGAAAAAATGGAATTACTGGTGTTTTTACGACCAAAACTTTTTGGCTTCCTTTACTGTTTCGGATATTGATTACGCGGGTGTGATCTTTTGTTATTGGTTGGATAGAAGGACCGGAGAATTCCAGGAAGCAACTGTAATCACTCCTTTTGGCAAGGGAACTTTACTTGGGCAAACTGTTTCTAGCAATGCTCGTTACGAAGGTAAAGAAGGGTTTTTGGATTTCCAAATCGACGAAGATGGAAATTACAAGATCAAAGTGGATTTCCTAAAAGGAACAAACAAGTCGATCCAAGCCGATCTTATATTAGAAGTTCCTAATCAATGGGAAAGTTTAAATGTTGTGGTTCCTTGGGATCGAAATCGTTTTCAATTCACTCATAAATTATTCGGATTAGGCGCAAAAGGAAAAGTTACTACTGCCTCTAAATCTTATGAATTCCAACCTAAAACCTCTTTCGGAGTTCTGGATTATGGAAGAGGGGTCTGGCCTTATTTCAGTAAATGGAACTGGGCCTCTATGTCTTACCGTCCTGGTGGGAATGAAGTGTATGGAATGAACCTAGGTGGGGGCTGGACAGATGGAACAGGGACCACCGAAAATGCTCTTCTGATCAATGGTAGAATTTACAAAATTCCTTCCGTGATTGCTTTTGAATTCGATAAAAAAGATCCTAAAAAACCTTGGATGATCTATTCCAAGGAAAGTAAAGCAGTGGAACTTGTATTTACTCCTGATTTTCACAGAAAGGCATATTCTAATATGGGTTTAATTGCTTCTAAAGTGAATCAGATGATCGGAAGTTTTGACGGTGTTTTCCGGATCGGCAAAAGTGAATTTAGGATTGAAAGCGGACAGGGCTGGGCAGAAGATCATATCGCTCGCTGGTAG
- a CDS encoding PLP-dependent aminotransferase family protein, whose translation MTNTDRLLTKYSKIANSLIGRIESGEFPPGSKLPSLRKICLFEECNLSTAVEAFGILQERGFISGRERSGYFVLPRPELYPKYKLEKPVRIPNPSVPEEVSSLMSELADPGFIPFGAAVPDPQFLPYSSLQKSYKKSLKDSQVYKYSDAAGILELRKKIAIRSSGKERRIRSEEVFITLGCSEAAFLALSLSAKPGDKVAVESPLHFVLYQILSELKLKAIEIPTDPITGLDLQSYISVIKKESPKFLITIPTFSNPTGSLMPLESKKELLKISSKYGVKILEDDIYGDLQHNGGIRPSSLLSLDTEGIVTQVSSLSKSVNPGLRIGWMISDQTKVENARRLRLAEAISLPAIPQLASSYFIGSLAHERHLREFRRRLGGLVLSYADSFLEYFPKGTKVAVPKGGFLLWIELPKGKDSRVLRFQAAKKKISLVPGNLFSLSGKYVNNFRINAGVLMGPKVISAIQTLGKIAKEI comes from the coding sequence ATGACCAATACAGATAGACTTCTTACTAAATATTCTAAGATCGCAAATTCTTTAATAGGAAGGATTGAATCTGGAGAATTTCCTCCCGGTTCTAAATTACCTTCTCTTAGAAAAATCTGTTTATTTGAAGAGTGTAATCTTTCTACTGCTGTGGAGGCTTTTGGGATTCTCCAAGAAAGAGGTTTTATAAGCGGAAGAGAAAGATCCGGTTATTTTGTTCTTCCTAGGCCTGAACTTTATCCTAAATATAAATTAGAAAAACCCGTAAGAATTCCGAATCCTTCCGTTCCTGAAGAAGTAAGTTCTTTGATGTCCGAACTTGCGGACCCTGGGTTTATTCCTTTCGGTGCGGCAGTGCCTGATCCTCAGTTTTTGCCATATTCTTCTTTGCAGAAATCATATAAAAAATCCTTAAAGGATTCTCAGGTTTATAAATATTCCGATGCTGCCGGCATTTTAGAACTCAGGAAGAAGATCGCGATCCGTTCTTCCGGTAAAGAAAGAAGGATCCGTTCGGAAGAAGTGTTTATCACACTAGGTTGTTCGGAGGCTGCGTTTTTAGCACTTAGCCTTTCTGCAAAACCCGGTGATAAGGTAGCGGTAGAAAGTCCTCTTCACTTTGTTTTGTATCAAATCCTTTCCGAATTAAAACTAAAAGCGATCGAGATCCCGACGGATCCTATTACAGGGTTGGATCTTCAATCTTATATTTCCGTAATAAAGAAAGAGTCTCCTAAGTTCTTGATTACTATTCCTACTTTTTCGAATCCTACGGGAAGTCTTATGCCTTTGGAATCTAAAAAAGAACTTTTGAAAATTTCTTCTAAGTATGGTGTGAAAATTCTTGAGGACGATATTTACGGAGACTTGCAGCATAACGGAGGTATTCGTCCTTCTTCTTTATTATCTTTAGATACGGAAGGAATTGTGACTCAGGTTTCTTCACTTTCTAAATCAGTAAATCCAGGTCTTAGGATCGGTTGGATGATCAGTGATCAAACAAAAGTGGAGAATGCTAGACGACTTCGTTTGGCAGAGGCAATTTCTTTGCCTGCGATCCCTCAACTTGCTTCTTCTTATTTTATAGGGTCTCTCGCTCATGAAAGACATTTGAGAGAATTTAGACGAAGGTTGGGAGGTTTGGTACTTTCTTATGCGGATTCTTTTTTAGAATATTTTCCGAAAGGGACCAAAGTTGCCGTTCCGAAAGGAGGTTTTCTTCTTTGGATAGAACTTCCTAAAGGAAAAGATTCCAGAGTTCTTAGATTCCAAGCTGCTAAGAAGAAGATTAGTTTGGTCCCGGGAAATCTTTTCTCACTTTCAGGTAAGTATGTGAACAATTTCAGAATTAATGCAGGAGTTTTAATGGGCCCTAAGGTGATCTCCGCTATCCAGACTCTCGGAAAAATCGCAAAAGAAATTTAG
- a CDS encoding PLP-dependent aminotransferase family protein: MGKLILENGSEIFRPSARAEKTPASVTRDILKVIDTPGMISFAGGLPDDSLFPIQDLRNIFENSVSKKGAKLFQYADTQGHSDLRAWISDRYYPGSSAEEILLTSGSQQALDLLSRYFIEEGSTILLERPSYLGAIQVFSSYAPSFLGINYGEEGPDMEELKYALATSSGKPKFFYCIPDFQNPSAYSYSLEIRNSISKLLLENGVPILEDTAYRELYFEEQLPTSLCELGPDHTISIGTFSKTLAPGLRVGWIKAPKKILKDLIIQKQSMDLHSPSLNQELVYGFVSSSKYEEHLSLIRKTYQNKSKHTFDCLQKNFGDSIPLQISKGGLFYWLEFPQEINTDLLFQKCLEKGLAAVPGSSFFVGKPERNHLRWNFSNASEEETKLGVERLFEVYTEIRSIF, translated from the coding sequence ATGGGCAAGTTAATTCTAGAAAATGGATCCGAAATTTTCAGACCTTCCGCAAGGGCTGAAAAAACTCCTGCATCCGTTACCAGAGATATATTAAAAGTGATCGATACACCGGGAATGATCTCATTCGCAGGCGGACTTCCAGATGATTCTTTATTTCCTATCCAAGATTTAAGAAATATTTTCGAAAATTCCGTTTCTAAAAAAGGAGCGAAACTATTCCAATACGCGGACACTCAGGGACATTCCGACTTACGTGCTTGGATCTCTGATCGATATTATCCCGGCTCTTCCGCAGAAGAAATTCTTTTGACCTCGGGTTCCCAACAAGCGTTGGATCTACTCAGTCGTTATTTTATTGAAGAAGGTTCCACGATACTTTTAGAGAGACCAAGCTATTTAGGCGCCATCCAAGTGTTCTCTTCTTATGCACCATCTTTCCTAGGGATCAATTATGGAGAAGAAGGTCCGGATATGGAAGAATTAAAGTATGCTCTGGCTACTTCTTCCGGAAAACCCAAATTTTTTTACTGCATTCCTGATTTTCAAAATCCTTCTGCGTATTCCTATTCTTTAGAGATCAGAAATTCTATCTCAAAACTACTCTTAGAGAATGGAGTTCCGATCTTAGAAGATACCGCTTATAGAGAATTGTACTTCGAGGAGCAACTTCCGACTTCTTTATGCGAACTAGGTCCGGATCACACAATCTCTATCGGAACATTCTCAAAAACACTTGCACCTGGATTGAGAGTTGGATGGATCAAGGCACCTAAAAAGATCCTAAAAGATCTGATCATACAAAAACAATCCATGGATCTACATTCACCTAGTTTAAACCAAGAATTAGTTTATGGATTCGTATCTTCTTCCAAATATGAAGAACATCTATCTTTGATCCGGAAAACCTACCAAAACAAATCAAAACATACATTTGATTGTTTGCAGAAAAATTTTGGAGATTCCATTCCTTTACAAATTTCTAAAGGAGGACTGTTCTATTGGTTGGAATTCCCACAAGAGATCAATACGGATCTACTTTTCCAAAAATGTTTGGAAAAGGGACTCGCTGCAGTCCCAGGATCTTCCTTTTTCGTAGGCAAACCGGAAAGAAATCATTTACGCTGGAATTTCTCAAATGCTTCCGAAGAAGAAACAAAACTCGGAGTGGAAAGATTATTCGAAGTTTATACTGAGATACGGAGTATATTTTAG
- a CDS encoding phasin-related domain-containing protein: protein MEKQILDVLNAGLGLVKSGQEGLDKAKAEFTKSFEQLAAKGASDNSEASVRVREFVDKFLNEAKELSTAATKTYEDSRAKALEVYNQIAEEAKKLVPAEQIEAIKAKFSEVTETVKKTAAPTKKTA from the coding sequence ATGGAAAAACAAATTCTAGATGTACTGAACGCAGGTCTTGGTTTGGTTAAAAGTGGACAAGAAGGTCTGGATAAAGCGAAAGCAGAATTTACTAAGAGTTTTGAACAACTCGCAGCTAAAGGCGCTTCCGACAATTCCGAAGCATCTGTTCGTGTTCGCGAGTTCGTAGACAAATTCTTAAACGAAGCTAAAGAATTATCTACTGCTGCTACTAAAACTTACGAAGATTCTCGCGCTAAGGCACTTGAAGTTTATAACCAGATTGCAGAAGAAGCTAAGAAATTAGTTCCTGCTGAACAAATCGAAGCTATCAAGGCAAAATTTAGCGAAGTTACTGAGACAGTTAAAAAGACTGCTGCTCCAACTAAAAAAACTGCTTAA